TATCGGTGCCGGGCAGTGGCAGGCGGGCATGTCTCTTGGGTTTAACCGCTGGCAGGTGCTGTGGTACATCGTTTTACCTCAGGCGCTGCGTATGATGGTGCCTTCGTTTATCAACCAGTGGATATCGCTGATTAAGGATACATCGCTGGCGTACGTGGTGGGTGTCGGCGAGCTGACGTTTCTCGCCACGCAGGTCAATAACCGCAGTATGGTGTACCCGACAGAAGTCTTTCTGTTTATCGCGCTGGTTTATTTTTTGCTCTGTCTGGCGTTGGACGTCATTGCCAACGCGCTCAGCGAAAGATATGCCGTGAGTGGAAAGGGCACCAAGCGCCGCCGCGCCTTTTGGCAGTACCTGCTGCCGATAAAGACTAAACCCGGCCCGGCTTAAACTATTCGTTCTGTTCAGAAGGCGCTTCGTGCGCCTTTCTGGCCAAAAACCAGTAGGAGTAGACGGCGTTAAGCAGCACCACCAGCGCAGTAACGACAAATACGGCGCGAAAGCCTAGGCTGGCGGCAACGGTGGATCCCAGCAGAGGGCCACTGACGTTGCCGATATCTCGGAACGACTGGTTATAGCTGAAGATCCTGCCCGCTACCTGATTGCTGCACTGATAAATCAACAGCGACTGAACGGCGGGAAGCAGCGCGCCGTCAGCAGCACCCAGCAAAAAGCGTAGGGCTGCCAGCTGCCATGGGTTTTGCACGATCGACATCGGCAGCAGCACCAGAATAGAAAAAATCAGCATCGCCACAAGTATTCGCTCTGGCCCGATGCGATCTCCCAGCTTTCCCAGACGCGGCGCACTAAGCAGTGCAGCAAAGCCCGGTACGGAAGCGATAAATCCGCTGACAAATGCCAGATTATTGATATTGCCCGCCAGATCACGCACGTACAGTGTCAAAATCGGCGCGATAGAGCCGCTCGCCACCTGAATAATCATGGTGGTGATAAACAGCCCCAGAACCAGCTTCGGTCGTTTAAGGGAGGCAAATACCTGACGACCGCTGAGCATATCCTTCTTGTGAACGCGAACGAACTGCTCTTTGACGGCAAACAGCGTTAGTAAAAAGCTGATGAACAGCACGGTGGCCGTAATGAAGAAAACCGGGCGAAGCCCGTAGTTATCCGCCAGAAAGCCGCCGATGATGGGGCCAAGCAGCGCGCCGCTGACCGAGCCGGTAGACAGAGTGCCCAGCGCCCAGCCGCTTCGGTTTCTTGGTACTTGCGTGGCGATCAGCGCGTTGGCGTTCGGTACAAAGCCTCCCAGCACCCCGAGCAGGGCGCGCAGGATAAGAAACTGCCAGACGTTTTGCGCCAGCCCCATCAGCATCATGATAATGGCCATTCCTAGCGCTGAGCGCAGCAGCATCAGCTTTCTTCCGCGCCGATCCGCTAGCCCGCCCCAGAACGGTGAAGCGATAGCGGAAAACAGAAAGGTAATGCTGAACGCCACGCCCGACCACAGGTTAAGCTCCGTATGGCCCGTTACGCCAAGCTGCTCAATGTACAGCGGTAAAAAGGGCATCACTAGGCTAAACCCAGCCCCGGTCAGGAAGCATCCCAGCCATACCACGTAGAGGTTGCGCTGCCAGTTAACGGTTGAAACGCTGACAGTTTCTGGTTCTGTCGTCATGAATCACCTGCAAACGGCAAAGAAGAAAAAAGGAGTGCCTACACATCATAGTGTAGGTCGGCGTTAGTTTAAGTTGCCATTAATGCCGCTTTTTTAAAACCCACGCAGAGGTTAAAAACAGGGCGCTACATCAAGTTTATCCCTGATAAATATTCCAGCCTCGCGCTTTCCATAGCGCAGGCAGTTCACTCATGTGGTGAAAAGAGGTGACCAGTGGGTGGTCTATGGGGTGCGTATGGGGATCGGCACAGTAGTAAAAGACAGGAATACCGGCGGCGATGCCCGCGTTTGCGCCGGAAACCGAGTCTTCCACCAGAATGCATTTCTCTAACTCGACGCCAAGGCGCTCACTGGCGAAGGCAAGCAGGGCTGGGTCTGGCTTCCAGCGCTGAATATCAAAGGCGCTGTAGAGGCGATCGCCAAAAAAGTTGAGCAGGTGAGTGAGCCCCAAAGAGTGCTGCATCTTGCTGACTGGCCCGTTGGAGACCACCGCCATTGGTACTGTCATACCTTCCAGAAGGGGCCGAATGCCATCAATCGGCTGCAGGTGGTCTTCAAACAGCTCGGCCATGTTCTGGCGATAGGCTTTTTCAAGAAGCTCGTCGGTCTGGTTCAGGCCGTACTCTTTTCTGACTTCGTCAAAGACCTGATAGAGATTGGTGCCCTTGAAGCGCGAAATGCACTCTGGCGTTGAAAGGGGAATACCGTAGTGATTAAAAACCATAGAAAACGATTCACAGCAAAGCACTTCGCTGTCGACCAGCGTACCGTCACAGTCGAACAGAACGCACTCAACCGATTTCATTTTGGGCTCCTTGATATGGGTAGTCGTCACGGGGTTTTTATCACACAGACCGTTGATAGTAGAACACCGAGACGGTAAATGACAGCCCGCTGTTTATTTTACTTTTTTTAGCGCCACAGCCAGACGTTGAGCCTCAGCTGCCTTCACTGGGGATAGCGGAATAGTGAAAATAAACCATGCAATCGATTGCCCATTTTGGTATATCTAGCGACTTGGTTTTTTTACCCTTTCTTCACACACTTTCTTCGGATATCGACATGAACAAACCGGTTTCTGGTCCTGCTGACAAGCAGGGGCTGTTAGAGCGCGTGTTTCAGCTACATCAGCACGGTACCACCGTGCGCACTGAGATCGTGGCCGGCTTCACGACGTTTTTAACCATGGTTTATATCGTCTTCGTCAACCCACAAATTTTGGGTGTGGCGGGGATGGACACCGAGGCAGTTTTCGTTACAACCTGCCTGATAGCGGCAGCGGGCAGCATTTTTATGGGCATACTGGCAAACCTGCCGGTAGCGCTGGCGCCCGCGATGGGGCTTAACGCCTTTTTTGCCTTCGTCGTGGTTGGCGCGATGGGGCATAGCTGGCAGGTAGCGATGGGCGCTATTTTCTGGGGCTCGGTTGGCTTCCTGCTGCTGACGCTGTTTCGCATTCGCTATTGGATGATCGCCAGTATTCCGGTTAGCCTGCGGGTGGGGATCACCAGCGGTATCGGCCTGTTTATCGGCATGATGGGGCTAAAAAACGCCGGCATCATCGTTTCTAACCCAGAGACGCTGGTAGCGGTAGGCAACCTGACCTCGCTGCCGGTAGCGTTGGGCGTGCTGGGCTTTTTCATTATTGCTGTACTGGCGGCGAAGAACATTCACGCCGCAGTGCTGGTGTCGATTGTCGTGACCACCGGTATCGGGCTGGCGGTTGGCGATGTGACCTATCAGGGCGCGGTTTCTATGCCGCCGAGCATTGCCAGCATCATTGGGCAGGTTGACGTTAAGGGCGCGCTGGATATCGGTCTGGCGGGCGTGATTTTCTCCTTTATGCTGATCAACCTGTTTGACTCCTCTGGTACGCTGATTGCGGTTACTGACAAGGCCGGTCTGGCGGATGAAAACGGCAAGTTTCCGCGCATGAAGCAGGCTCTGCTGGTGGATAGCATTACCTCCACGGCAGGGGCTTACCTCGGTACGTCGTCTATTTCTACCTATATCGAAAGCTCATCCGGTGTATCTGTAGGCGGCCGTACCGGCCTGACTGCGGTGGTCGTCGGGCTGTTGTTCCTGGTGGTGATTTTCCTGTCGCCGCTGGCGAAGATGGTTCAGCCTTACGCCGTAGCCGGGGCGCTGATCTATGTGGGCGTGCTGATGACGTCCAGCCTGTCGCGGGTGAAGTGGAATGACCTGACGGAAGCGACACCGGCGTTTATTACCGCTGTGATGATGCCGTTTACCTTCTCTATTACTGAAGGCATTGCGCTGGGCTTTATTTCTTACTGCGTGATGAAAGTGGGCGTAGGCCGCTGGCGTGAAATCAGCCCCTGTGTGCTGGTCGTGGCGCTCTTGTTCCTGTTTAAGATTGTGTTTATTGACCACTAGTTTTTGCGGATATCGACTAGAGCGTTTCAGACTATCTGAAGCGCTCTACATATCTGACCTGCCTAACGTCAGCTTTTTCCTGTCAGCGTTT
This DNA window, taken from Leminorella richardii, encodes the following:
- a CDS encoding amino acid ABC transporter permease, translated to MDFTVIYDNLDYMLWGAYPDGPIGGAALTLIISLIAGVASAILGIILGVLLAMFRGWAGGLLAAFLGFFRAIPVIMLIFWSYFMLPMLFGIDIPAITSVICALALISAAYLAHGVKAGIIAIGAGQWQAGMSLGFNRWQVLWYIVLPQALRMMVPSFINQWISLIKDTSLAYVVGVGELTFLATQVNNRSMVYPTEVFLFIALVYFLLCLALDVIANALSERYAVSGKGTKRRRAFWQYLLPIKTKPGPA
- the mdtG gene encoding multidrug efflux MFS transporter MdtG, which produces MTTEPETVSVSTVNWQRNLYVVWLGCFLTGAGFSLVMPFLPLYIEQLGVTGHTELNLWSGVAFSITFLFSAIASPFWGGLADRRGRKLMLLRSALGMAIIMMLMGLAQNVWQFLILRALLGVLGGFVPNANALIATQVPRNRSGWALGTLSTGSVSGALLGPIIGGFLADNYGLRPVFFITATVLFISFLLTLFAVKEQFVRVHKKDMLSGRQVFASLKRPKLVLGLFITTMIIQVASGSIAPILTLYVRDLAGNINNLAFVSGFIASVPGFAALLSAPRLGKLGDRIGPERILVAMLIFSILVLLPMSIVQNPWQLAALRFLLGAADGALLPAVQSLLIYQCSNQVAGRIFSYNQSFRDIGNVSGPLLGSTVAASLGFRAVFVVTALVVLLNAVYSYWFLARKAHEAPSEQNE
- the yieH gene encoding 6-phosphogluconate phosphatase; protein product: MKSVECVLFDCDGTLVDSEVLCCESFSMVFNHYGIPLSTPECISRFKGTNLYQVFDEVRKEYGLNQTDELLEKAYRQNMAELFEDHLQPIDGIRPLLEGMTVPMAVVSNGPVSKMQHSLGLTHLLNFFGDRLYSAFDIQRWKPDPALLAFASERLGVELEKCILVEDSVSGANAGIAAGIPVFYYCADPHTHPIDHPLVTSFHHMSELPALWKARGWNIYQG
- a CDS encoding NCS2 family permease; translation: MNKPVSGPADKQGLLERVFQLHQHGTTVRTEIVAGFTTFLTMVYIVFVNPQILGVAGMDTEAVFVTTCLIAAAGSIFMGILANLPVALAPAMGLNAFFAFVVVGAMGHSWQVAMGAIFWGSVGFLLLTLFRIRYWMIASIPVSLRVGITSGIGLFIGMMGLKNAGIIVSNPETLVAVGNLTSLPVALGVLGFFIIAVLAAKNIHAAVLVSIVVTTGIGLAVGDVTYQGAVSMPPSIASIIGQVDVKGALDIGLAGVIFSFMLINLFDSSGTLIAVTDKAGLADENGKFPRMKQALLVDSITSTAGAYLGTSSISTYIESSSGVSVGGRTGLTAVVVGLLFLVVIFLSPLAKMVQPYAVAGALIYVGVLMTSSLSRVKWNDLTEATPAFITAVMMPFTFSITEGIALGFISYCVMKVGVGRWREISPCVLVVALLFLFKIVFIDH